From Pulveribacter suum, a single genomic window includes:
- a CDS encoding hybrid sensor histidine kinase/response regulator codes for MFANAAKPTCTSGACLRQGARVRCLLVDDVPQNLVALEALLQGEDVDILKADSGAAALELLLQENDIALALLDVQMPEMNGFELAELIRGAERTRHIPLIFMTAGAHDQRRQFKGYESGAVDFLYKPIDPHMLINKARVFFDLHRQKHALACELQQRTEALYINEMFMAVLGHDLRTPLSAILASTSVLQRPLEPAKVQVLAGKAEQAGRRMLSMIEDLLDVTRARQNGGLVMLAAPTDLAEQAERVLQEVRAGHPQRELQLQCQGDLHGSWDGERLGQMLANLLGNAMHHGTPQVPVQLQLDGEAADGVTVCVTNGGEIPQELLPRLFEPFRGRTSAAGSGHNGLGLGLFIVHQIVQAHGGRITATSQGGRTCFTVWLPRRAQQQG; via the coding sequence ATCTTCGCCAACGCGGCCAAACCGACCTGCACCAGCGGCGCCTGCCTCCGGCAGGGCGCGCGGGTGCGCTGCCTGCTGGTCGATGATGTGCCGCAGAACCTGGTCGCCCTGGAGGCGTTGCTGCAGGGCGAGGACGTGGACATCCTCAAGGCCGACTCGGGCGCCGCCGCGCTGGAGCTGCTGCTGCAGGAAAACGACATCGCCCTGGCACTGCTGGACGTGCAGATGCCGGAGATGAACGGTTTCGAGCTGGCCGAGCTGATCCGCGGCGCCGAACGCACGCGCCACATCCCGCTGATCTTCATGACCGCCGGCGCGCACGACCAGCGCCGCCAGTTCAAGGGCTACGAGAGCGGGGCAGTGGACTTTCTCTACAAGCCCATCGACCCGCACATGCTGATCAACAAGGCGCGGGTGTTCTTCGACCTGCACCGGCAAAAGCACGCGCTGGCCTGCGAGCTGCAGCAGCGCACCGAGGCGCTGTACATCAACGAGATGTTCATGGCCGTGCTCGGGCACGACTTGCGCACGCCGCTGTCGGCCATTCTGGCCAGCACGTCGGTGCTGCAGCGCCCGCTGGAGCCGGCCAAGGTGCAGGTGCTGGCAGGCAAGGCCGAGCAGGCCGGCCGGCGCATGCTGTCCATGATCGAGGATCTGCTGGACGTGACGCGCGCGCGGCAAAACGGCGGCCTGGTCATGCTGGCCGCGCCCACCGACCTGGCCGAGCAGGCTGAGCGGGTGCTGCAGGAGGTGCGCGCCGGCCACCCGCAGCGCGAGCTGCAGCTGCAGTGCCAGGGCGACCTGCACGGCTCGTGGGACGGCGAGCGCCTGGGCCAGATGCTGGCCAACCTGCTGGGCAACGCCATGCACCACGGCACGCCGCAGGTGCCGGTGCAGCTGCAGCTCGATGGCGAGGCCGCCGATGGGGTGACGGTGTGCGTGACCAACGGCGGCGAGATACCGCAGGAGCTGCTGCCGCGGCTGTTCGAGCCGTTTCGCGGGCGCACCAGCGCCGCGGGCAGCGGCCACAACGGCCTGGGCCTGGGCCTGTTCATCGTGCACCAGATCGTGCAGGCGCATGGCGGGCGCATCACGGCCACCTCGCAGGGCGGGCGCACCTGCTTCACCGTCTGGCTGCCACGCAGGGCGCAGCAGCAGGGCTGA
- a CDS encoding chemotaxis protein CheB, with the protein MTGGLRGPRAIVIGGSAGSLDALGVMLPALPAQLDAAVVVTLHLPREQPSLLCDIFRHRCALQVREAQDKEPLTPGTIFFAPPDYHLLVDAGPSLALSIDPPLHFSRPSIDVLFESAADVYGPALTALLLSGANADGARGLAVVQRMGGIACVQAPASAGAPAMPEAALALITPDHVLMPAQMAPLLNQLHQGRVS; encoded by the coding sequence ATGACAGGTGGCTTGCGCGGGCCGCGGGCCATCGTCATCGGCGGCTCGGCCGGCAGCCTGGACGCGCTGGGCGTAATGCTGCCGGCGCTGCCGGCGCAGCTGGACGCCGCCGTGGTGGTGACGCTGCACCTGCCGCGCGAGCAGCCCAGCCTGCTGTGCGACATCTTTCGCCACCGCTGCGCGCTGCAGGTGCGCGAAGCGCAGGACAAGGAGCCCCTGACGCCGGGAACGATTTTCTTTGCGCCGCCGGATTACCATCTGCTGGTGGACGCCGGGCCGTCGTTGGCCCTGTCCATCGACCCGCCGCTGCACTTCTCGCGCCCGTCCATCGACGTGTTGTTCGAATCTGCCGCCGACGTCTATGGCCCGGCCCTCACGGCGCTGTTGCTGTCGGGGGCCAATGCCGACGGCGCGCGTGGCCTGGCCGTGGTGCAGCGCATGGGCGGCATCGCCTGCGTGCAGGCCCCCGCCAGTGCGGGCGCCCCCGCCATGCCCGAGGCGGCGCTGGCGCTCATCACGCCTGACCATGTGCTGATGCCTGCACAGATGGCGCCACTGCTGAACCAATTGCACCAAGGGAGAGTTTCGTGA
- a CDS encoding CheR family methyltransferase, whose amino-acid sequence MPHTRKTADIEQQLLVEAIYRRYHYDFRGYAQASLKRRLHTALTHFNCKTISQLQHLVLHESTVFPALLQYLTVQVSEMFRDPEYFRGLREKVVPILRTYPSLKIWVAGCSAGEEVYSLAILLREEGLLERSLIYATDINASALQKAEAGVYDIDRVPGFTENHARSGGHTSLSEHYSAAYGRVVFDKSLRRHIVFSDHSLATDSVFAEVQLISCRNVLIYFDRQLQDRALALFHESLCRRGFLGLGSKESLRFSSHAAQFDEFVPGQRIYQKRGEA is encoded by the coding sequence GTGCCGCACACCCGAAAAACCGCCGATATCGAACAGCAGCTGCTGGTCGAGGCCATCTACCGGCGCTACCACTACGACTTCCGTGGCTATGCCCAGGCCTCGCTCAAGCGGCGGCTGCACACGGCGCTCACGCACTTCAACTGCAAGACAATCTCGCAACTGCAGCACCTGGTGCTGCACGAGTCCACGGTGTTCCCGGCGCTGCTGCAATACCTGACGGTGCAGGTCAGCGAGATGTTCCGCGACCCGGAGTACTTTCGCGGCCTGCGCGAGAAAGTGGTGCCCATCTTGCGCACCTATCCGTCGCTGAAGATCTGGGTGGCCGGGTGCAGCGCCGGCGAGGAGGTCTATTCCCTGGCCATCCTGCTGCGCGAGGAAGGGCTGCTGGAGCGCTCGCTGATCTATGCCACCGACATCAATGCCAGCGCCCTGCAAAAGGCCGAGGCCGGCGTGTACGACATCGACCGTGTGCCCGGCTTCACCGAGAACCACGCCCGCTCGGGGGGCCACACCTCGCTGTCCGAGCACTACAGCGCTGCCTACGGGCGCGTGGTGTTCGACAAGAGCCTGCGCCGGCACATCGTCTTCTCCGACCACAGCCTGGCCACCGACAGCGTGTTTGCCGAGGTGCAGCTGATCTCGTGCCGCAACGTGCTGATCTACTTTGATCGCCAGCTGCAGGACCGCGCCCTGGCGCTGTTCCACGAGTCGCTGTGCCGCCGCGGCTTTCTGGGGCTGGGCTCCAAGGAGTCACTGCGCTTTTCCTCGCACGCTGCGCAGTTCGACGAGTTCGTGCCCGGCCAGCGCATCTACCAAAAGCGGGGCGAGGCATGA